One Apodemus sylvaticus chromosome 16, mApoSyl1.1, whole genome shotgun sequence genomic region harbors:
- the Tas2r1 gene encoding taste receptor type 2 member 1, which produces MMESHVVFFLLVVVVQFFTGVLANGLIVVVNAIDLIMWKKMAPLDLLLFCLATSRIILQLCILFAQLGLFCLVKHTLFADNVTFVFIINELSLWFATWLGVFYCAKIATIPHPLFLWLKMRIARLVPWLILGSVLYATITTFIHSRETSEIPKQVFISLFSKNATQVPPKHATLLSVFVFGLTLPLLIFTIAVLLLTFSLWNHSLQMRTMVGSREPSRHALISAMLSILSFLILYLSHYMVAVLISTQSFHLGSRAFVFCSVAIGMYPSLHSIVLILGSPKLKRSAKMFTVHCKCCHRVRAWVTSRIPRLSDLPVSAIHHVTNKTSCSEACIMPS; this is translated from the coding sequence atgatGGAAAGTCATGTGGTCTTCTTCCTTCTGGTCGTGGTGGTGCAGTTTTTCACGGGGGTCTTGGCAAATGGTCTCATTGTGGTTGTCAATGCTATCGACTTGATCATGTGGAAGAAAATGGCTCCACTGGATCTGCTTCTCTTCTGCCTGGCAACTTCTCGGATCATTCTGCAGCTATGCATATTGTTTGCACAACTGGGTCTATTCTGTTTGGTGAAACACACGTTATTTGCTGATAATGTTACTTTTGTCTTCATTATAAATGAACTGAGTCTTTGGTTTGCCACATGGCTTGGCGTTTTCTACTGTGCCAAGATTGCTACCATCCCTCACCCACTCTTTCTGTGGCTGAAGATGCGGATAGCCAGGTTGGTACCATGGCTGATCCTGGGATCTGTGCTCTATGCAACTATTACTACATTCATCCATAGCAGAGAGACTTCAGAGATTCCTAAACAAGTCTTCATAAGCTTGTTTTCTAAAAATGCAACTCAGGTCCCACCAAAGCATGCCACGCTACTCTCAGTCTTTGTCTTTGGGCTCACACTGCCACTGCTCATCTTCACCATCGCTGTTCTGCTCTTGACATTCTCCCTGTGGAAccacagccttcagatgaggacGATGGTGGGCAGCAGGGAGCCCAGCAGACATGCCCTCATCAGTGCGATGCTGTCCATTCTGTCATTCCTCATCCTCTATCTCTCCCACTACATGGTGGCTGTTCTGATCTCCACCCAAAGTTTCCACCTCGGAAGCAGAGCCTTCGTATTCTGCTCAGTGGCTATTGGAATGTACCCCTCATTGCACTCGATTGTCTTAATTTTAGGAAGCCCTAAGTTGAAACGAAGTGCAAAAATGTTCACGGTTCATTGTAAGTGTTGTCATCGTGTAAGAGCTTGGGTCACCTCAAGGATCCCAAGACTCAGTGACTTGCCAGTATCTGCTATTCACCACGTAACCAACAAGACATCCTGCTCAGAAGCATGTATAATGCCATCTTAA